The genomic segment TTTTTTATCATATTTGGTATTTTATTATTGCTTTTAATCTATGTGGTTTTTAAATTTACAGCACAAAGAGGTTTAGAAACCAGTCTTTTAGAGTCTAAAAACAAGTATAAAGTTGCACATTGGATTCAAGAAGTGGCTAGAACAATCGTAAGTTTTAAACTTTCTGGAAACACAAGTTTGGCATTAAAAAAGAACGATTTATTAGTAAACAAATATTTAGACGCTCGTGAGAAACACTTTAAAATTCTAATTCTTCAGTTCTCTCAAATGATTGGTTTCAAAGCAATTGTAACTGCAAGTTTATTGTTAATTGGTGGTGCTTTGGTACTAAATCAAGAAATGAATATCGGGCAATTTGTCGCTGCAGAAATTATTATTTTATTGGTAATTGCTTCTGTAGAAAAGTTAATTATTGGCTTAGAGTCTTTTTACGACGTTTTAACTTCTATTGAAAAAATTGGGCAAGTAGTAGATAAGGAATTAGAGCCACAAGAAGGAGAAAAACCTTTATTTAAAAACGGTTTAACTGTAGAATTAGACGAAGTTTCTTACAGTGTCGAAAACAGACAAAAACGTATTTTAAAAGATATTTCTTTAACATTAAATCCTAAAAGTAGAATTTTAGTAATGGGAGAAAGTGGTGCAGGAAAATCGAGTTTATTACGATTATTATCTGGAGTTATCGAGCCAACTTCTGGAAATATTTACATCAACAATTTGTCGTTAAGCAGCTTACAATTAAACCATTATCGTTCTCAATTGGGTTTATCTCTTTCAGATGAAACGCCTTTCGAAGGTACAATTAAAGATAATTTGGTTTTTGGAAATCCAGAAATAGAAGAAAGAATAATTTTTGAAGCTTTGGATACTGTTGGGCTGAATCAGTTTTTAAAAGAACAACCCAATGGATTAGACACTATTATTTACCCAGAAGGAAAACAAATGTCTTTTACAATTGCTAAAAAAATAATTTTAGCGAGAGCAATTATTAAGCAACCAAAAATTATGATTTTAGAAGATCCTTTAGATCAATTTAATTTAGATGAAACTAAGAAAATTATTAGTTATTTAACAGATAGTAAAAGACCTTGGGCATTAATTGTAGTGAGTAGTAAAAAAAGTTGGAGAACCCAATGTAACCAAATAGTTACACTAGAAAAAGGAGAAATTAAATCTATAAAAAACTAATTATGTTAAACATTTCTAACAATCAGTTAAATAAAAAAGTAGATTTAAAACAGTTTAAATCTGGTAAAGAAATTTTTTCCAAAGAATATTATAAAGCATTTAATAAATTCTTGTTAGCCTTTGCTATTATAGGTTTTGTTGTATTGTTTTTGCCTTGGACACAAAATATATCTGGGCAAGGTATTGTAACCACTTTAACCCCAGATCAAAGACCACAATCTATTCAATCGCAAATTCCTGGTAGAATTGAACAATGGTTTGTTCGTGAAGGAGATTATGTAAAAAAAGGAGATACCATTCTTAGAATTTCTGAAATTAAAAGCGAGTATTTCGATAATCGTTTAATTGAAAGAACCAATGAGCAAATTAGTGCAAAAACATCATCTGTAAATGCGTATCAAGGAAAAGTAAAAGCTTTGCAAAGACAGGTTGAAGCATTAAAACAAGAACGTAGTTTAAAGTTGAAGCAAACAAAAAACAAATTATTACAAGCTCATTTAAAAGTACAAAGTGATAGTATTTCCTTTGAAGCTGCAAAAACAAATTTAAACATTGCCCAAAAACAGTTTAACCGAACAGAAACCTTACAAAAAGAAGGCTTAAAAGCAGTCGTAGATGTCGAGCAAAAACGTTTAAAATTACAGGAAACTCAGGCGAAATTAATTGCACAAGAAAATAAATTATTAGCGAGTAAAAACGAGGTTTTAAATGCAAAGTTAGAACTAACAAGAATTGGCGCGACATATACTGATAAAATTTCCAAGGCTCAAAGCGATATGTACACTGCTCAATCTAGTGGTTTCGATGCAAAAGCACAAGTTTCTAAATTGGAAAACAGCAATAGCAATTACAGAGTAAGAAATAGTCTTTTATATATTACAGCTCCACACAATGGCTATATTAATAAAGCCATAAAAGGCGGTATTGGAGGTACTTTTAAAGAAGGAGAATCTTTGGTGGGAATTATGCCAGAAAAGTACGATTTAGCTGTCGAAACCTATGTAAAACCAATAGATTTACCTTTGTTGCATATTGGAGAAAAAGTACGTGTACAGTTTGATGGTTGGCCAGCAATTGTTTTTTCTGGTTGGCCTAATGTTTCTTACGGAACGTATGGTGCAAAAGTGGTTGCGATTGAAAATTTTATTAGCGATAATGGAAAATACAGAGTTTTATTAGCGCCAGATGAAAAAGACCATACTTGGCCAGAAGCGATAAGAGTAGGTTCTGGAGCAAGAACCATTGCATTGCTAGAAGATGTGCAAATTTGGTATGAATTATGGAGACAGCTAAACAGCTTTCCTCCTAACTATTATCAACCAAAAAATGCAGGAAAATATAAATCGAATTCTAAAAAATAATTTAGATGAGAAAATTAATTATATTTTTATTTGTCGTTTCATTTTCATCTTTAAAAGCACAGGAAGAAACCGTTTCTGTAATGACACTTTCTGAATATTTGGGCTATGTAAAAATGTATCATCCAATTGTTAAACAGGCAAATTTAATTCTAAATAATAGTGAAGCTAAATTGCTAAAAGCAAGAGGTTCTTTCGATCCTAAAATTGAAGTAGATTTTGCTAAAAAACAATTTAAAGAAAAAGAATATTACAACAAATTAAATGGCGCATTTAAAATACCAACTTGGTATGGAGTTGAATTTAAAGCCAATTTCGAAAAAAATGATGGCGTGTTTTTGAATCCTGAAAACAACGTTCCTTTAGATGGTTTATACAGTGCAGGAGTTTCGGTTTCTTTAGCAAGAGGTTTATTAACTAACCAAAGAATGGCCTCTTTAAAACAAGCAAAGTATTTTTTAGAACAGGCAAAAGAAGACCAACAAATAATGGTAAACAATATTTTATACGATGCGTCTCTCGCTTATTTTAATTGGTTAAAAACCTATAATGAAAAAAGAGTTTACGACGATTTTTTAAACAATGCAAAAATTCGTTTTAAAGGAACAAAAAGAGCTTTCCAAGAAGGTGAAAAACCTGCAATAGACACCTTAGAAGCAGGAATTACCTTAAATACAAGAAAATTAAATTTAGAAAAAGCACGTATTAAATTAATAAAAGCGTCTTTAGAATTGTCTAATTTTTTATGGTTGAATGAAAACACTCCAATTGAATTGAAAGAAAATATAATTCCGGATTTGAATACTTTTAATACAATTGACAAAACCTTTAATATTGCGCTTTTTAATAATGAAAATTTTGACATAGAAAATCATCCTAAGATAAAGTCTTTAGAATTTAAGATTAAAAGTTTAGACATAGACAGGCGTTTAAAAATGAACAATCTATTACCAAAAATAGACTTGCAATACAATTTTATTTCTCAAAATGGAAATCAAATAAATTCGTTTAACAACAATAATTACAAAGCAGGAATCAATTTTAGTATGCCTTTATTTATAAGAAAAGAGCGTGGAGATTTAAAGCTTTCCAAAATTAAATTACAAGACAAAAAACTAGAAAGCGAAACTGCAAAAGTGGTTATTAAAAATAAGATTGATGCCATTCAGCAAGAACTTAATTCATTTATAATTCAGAGTAATTTTACAGCAAATATTGTAAGAGATTACGAGGTTTTGTTAAAAGCTGAAGAACGCAAGTTCTTCTTAGGAGAAAGCTCACTTTTTTTAGTGAATTACAGAGAAGAAAAATATATCGACTCTAAATTAAAAGCGATTAGCTTAGAAAATTCTTTCTTTAAATCGAAAGCGACTTTGTTTAAAGAAGCAGTAATTAAAGTTTTTTAACGGTTTATTTATTCGAAATACATGTTCAATGTTCAATATTCAAAGTTCTGGGTAAAAATTTCACTAAAAAAACTTTTGCGTCTTTGCGACTTTGCGTTTAAAAATTAATCAGATAGATATCAAAGAAAACAAAGTCAATCTTTACACGAAAATAACCAGGGATGTTCAATGTGAAAAAGTTTAAAGTTCTGGGTAGAAGTTTTGCGTAAAAGACTCTGCGACTTTGCGTCTTTGCGTCTTTGCGTTTAAAACTAATCACATAGAAATCAAAGTAAATCTTTGCACGAAAATATGTTCGATATTTAAAATTCTCTGTGGAAGTTTTACGTTAAAATATGCTCAAAGTTTAAAGTTCAATATTCAAAGTTCTGGGTAAAAATTTCACTTAAAAAAACTTTTGCGACTTTGCGTTTAAAAATTAATCTTCATCTTCTAATGTAAAAAAATCATTCACTGGAATTTTAAAAATATTCGACAATTTTAAAGCCAAAACAGTAGATGGAACATACCTATTCTTCTCAATAGAATTAATGGTTTGTCTAGAAACCCCCATCTTTTTAGCCAAATCTTCTTGCGTTAAATCTAAAATGGCACGTTGTACTTTTAGGGTATTTTTCATCTTATTTATTCATTCTTTTTAATTGCCAAAAAACCATTAATTGAACAACTAACATATAAAACAATACTTAAAAATAACTAAAACTCTCCATTGTTCCATTTTTATCGAAAAGTAAATCTACTCCATAATTTATAAAAGGTTGTAATAATGAGTATAAAATACCCAATATAAAAGCAATTCTATAAGATTGAGACCTTAAACTTTCTATAAATTCATCTTCAATTTTATCTTTGGAAATAGAAATTAATAACATTCCAAAAAGTATAAAACCTCTTAATGCTGGTTTTACCCAAGAAGGCTCTTCAAAAAGTTTTTGAACAATCATTAAAATAAAAACTCCAAAAAGTAAAATAATATCCTACCTTTTTAAGTTTATGAGATAATTGGAATTTGTTCATTTTCTCGATATAACTTCTTTCTCTTTCACAAAATGGTTTGTTTCGACATTTTATTTGTTTTACAATTAGATATGTTTATTTTACATAAAGACAAGTATAGTTTACATTTTGTAATTTCACAAGTTTTTTTATTACTTTTATTGAAATCAATTAACAAAACCTTTTTATTATGACAACAAAAACGAACAAACCAAGTACAACTTTTTGGATAATTGGTGTACTTGCACTTTTATGGAATCTTATGGGTGTAAGCGCTTATTTATACCAAGCTTTTGCAACAGAAGAAATGATTGCAAAATTACCTGAACAACAACAAGCAGAATTTTTAATAGAACACCCAGCTTGGTTAACAGCACTCTTTGCGCTTGCTGTTTTTGGAGGATTCTTAGGATGTATTCTCTTTCTTGCAAGAAAAAAAATGGCCTATTATTTATTTTTTATTTCTGGAATTTGTGCTACAATTCAACAAATTTACCTTCTAACAACCCTAGATACGTTAAGCATTGTAATGCCAATAATGATAATTATAATATGTATTTGCCTAATTTGGTACTCTAAGAAATGTATTGCAGATGGTATTTTAAAGTAAAACAAGCCTTTTTTAATTTCTCTATGATAAAAAAATGTAAAAAAGAATTTACATTATTACGTCTTTCATACTGAGGTAATTTAAACCTTTGTTGTAATTATTTAACAATCAGGTGGTTTAAAAACAATATTCTTGTTGTAAATTATTGATATTCAAGAATCTATTTAAAACGATTCGCTAAATAAAAATAATTTTATTGCTTTTATCTTTCAAAAAAAGTACATTTGTAGAAACAAAAAAGAAATATTTTATTATGAAAAAATTATTTTTATCTTTAACAGTTGTACTATTTACAATTGTTAGTGCAAATGCTCAAAAAGATCATGGAGCTATTAAAAAAGGGCAATTTCAAGTTGAAATTAATACTGGAGCAAATTCTGTAGGCGCAACAGGTTTTTCTTTATCAACCAGTAATGGAAATACTGCTTGGTCAGTTGGTGCAGAAGGATCTTATTTTGTTCTTGACAATTTAGGTATTAAGGTAGGGTTAGGATATACATCTTTAGGCTCTGATCAAAATGTTTTTAACTACAAAGTTGGTGCAAAATATTATATTGCAAATCAATTTCCTGTTGGTGTAGATTTTACAGGAGCTTCTGCTAAAAATAACAGCGTAAATTGGGTTGGTATTCAAGGTGGTTATGCTTTGTTTCTTACAGATAATTTAAGCATAGAGCCAACCATAAGATTTAATACTTCTACAGATACTGCTAAAGCTAGTAACTTTTTTCAAGGTTTAATTGGTTTTGCGTACCACTTTTAAATTCGTAAATTTTTAAATTCTGTATAAAATCTCTGTAAGAATTTTTCTTACAGAGATTTTTTTTCTTCAAAGTAAAAACGCTATTTCCCCTAAAATACTTATACCTTTAGGTGCAAAACACTATCATCATATTTTACACTTAAATGTGGTTTAAAACTCATACAAAACACACAAAAACTCAGCAACACAGGCTGGCTTTTCTTGTCCTTTAATTTCTATCAAGCAAGAAAACGTTATTTTAATTCCGTTATTTTCTAAATCTTCAATTTCTTTTACTTCAGCCAA from the Polaribacter cellanae genome contains:
- a CDS encoding peptidase domain-containing ABC transporter — encoded protein: MENNQLTPWKRFIGLLKLEKRDIFQIFYYAIFGGIVALSLPLGIQAIINLIQGAQISTSWIVLVVLVTIGVVFSGALQLMQLRIIETIQQRIFTRASFELSYRFPKIKMNELLKYYPPELANRFFDTLTIQKGLSKILIDVPTALLQIIFALILLSFYHPFFIIFGILLLLLIYVVFKFTAQRGLETSLLESKNKYKVAHWIQEVARTIVSFKLSGNTSLALKKNDLLVNKYLDAREKHFKILILQFSQMIGFKAIVTASLLLIGGALVLNQEMNIGQFVAAEIIILLVIASVEKLIIGLESFYDVLTSIEKIGQVVDKELEPQEGEKPLFKNGLTVELDEVSYSVENRQKRILKDISLTLNPKSRILVMGESGAGKSSLLRLLSGVIEPTSGNIYINNLSLSSLQLNHYRSQLGLSLSDETPFEGTIKDNLVFGNPEIEERIIFEALDTVGLNQFLKEQPNGLDTIIYPEGKQMSFTIAKKIILARAIIKQPKIMILEDPLDQFNLDETKKIISYLTDSKRPWALIVVSSKKSWRTQCNQIVTLEKGEIKSIKN
- a CDS encoding HlyD family secretion protein, translating into MLNISNNQLNKKVDLKQFKSGKEIFSKEYYKAFNKFLLAFAIIGFVVLFLPWTQNISGQGIVTTLTPDQRPQSIQSQIPGRIEQWFVREGDYVKKGDTILRISEIKSEYFDNRLIERTNEQISAKTSSVNAYQGKVKALQRQVEALKQERSLKLKQTKNKLLQAHLKVQSDSISFEAAKTNLNIAQKQFNRTETLQKEGLKAVVDVEQKRLKLQETQAKLIAQENKLLASKNEVLNAKLELTRIGATYTDKISKAQSDMYTAQSSGFDAKAQVSKLENSNSNYRVRNSLLYITAPHNGYINKAIKGGIGGTFKEGESLVGIMPEKYDLAVETYVKPIDLPLLHIGEKVRVQFDGWPAIVFSGWPNVSYGTYGAKVVAIENFISDNGKYRVLLAPDEKDHTWPEAIRVGSGARTIALLEDVQIWYELWRQLNSFPPNYYQPKNAGKYKSNSKK
- a CDS encoding TolC family protein; the protein is MRKLIIFLFVVSFSSLKAQEETVSVMTLSEYLGYVKMYHPIVKQANLILNNSEAKLLKARGSFDPKIEVDFAKKQFKEKEYYNKLNGAFKIPTWYGVEFKANFEKNDGVFLNPENNVPLDGLYSAGVSVSLARGLLTNQRMASLKQAKYFLEQAKEDQQIMVNNILYDASLAYFNWLKTYNEKRVYDDFLNNAKIRFKGTKRAFQEGEKPAIDTLEAGITLNTRKLNLEKARIKLIKASLELSNFLWLNENTPIELKENIIPDLNTFNTIDKTFNIALFNNENFDIENHPKIKSLEFKIKSLDIDRRLKMNNLLPKIDLQYNFISQNGNQINSFNNNNYKAGINFSMPLFIRKERGDLKLSKIKLQDKKLESETAKVVIKNKIDAIQQELNSFIIQSNFTANIVRDYEVLLKAEERKFFLGESSLFLVNYREEKYIDSKLKAISLENSFFKSKATLFKEAVIKVF
- a CDS encoding helix-turn-helix transcriptional regulator, whose translation is MKNTLKVQRAILDLTQEDLAKKMGVSRQTINSIEKNRYVPSTVLALKLSNIFKIPVNDFFTLEDED